A stretch of Porites lutea chromosome 5, jaPorLute2.1, whole genome shotgun sequence DNA encodes these proteins:
- the LOC140938634 gene encoding uncharacterized protein: MSMATNYRYEVERPGAKNLRKALKRQEERIKNDELNSEQEAKVKSEIRVNRIAEWMEKQEENSERRLLKQWAEDTKQELSLANKELTAVRRAQLRNLLDTEQALYEIELNNHGKTFFIQRT, from the exons ATGTCGATGGCAACGAATTATAGGTACGAAGTGGAACGACCTGGAGCGAAAAATCTACGGAAAGCGCTTAAAAGACAGGAGGAGCGAATCAAG AATGATGAGCTTAATTCTGAACAGGAAGCAAAAGTCAAGAG tGAGATTAGAGTAAATCGGATTGCTGAATGGATGGAAAAACAAGAAGAG AATAGTGAAAGACGATTGCTAAAGCAATGGGCTGAGGACACAAAACAGGAGCTGTCTCTTGCCAACAAAGAATTAACGGCT GTCAGAAGAGCCCAGCTTCGTAACCTACTAGATACAGAGCAAGCTTTGTATGAGATCGAACTAAATAACCAcggcaaaacatttttcattcagAGAACATGA